The uncultured Roseibium sp. DNA segment GTCTCGGGTACTCGATCAACGATGCCCGCGACACCCTCGAATACGACCGACTGGCGGCAACTGTCGTCATCATCGGCATCATCGGCTTCGGCCTCGACTTCCTCTGCCAGCGCGCCATCGCACGGCTCAGCTGGCACCGCGAGGATTAACCCCGAAGGGCCTGCTTCCGCAGGTCTCAACAAAGGAGAGAGAAATGTCCAGTCAACCCGCAACCGCCCTGACGGGGTGCCTTGCTCCCATCGACAAAGGCGGCCTTGACGACCTGATCGAAAAGGGCAAGGCCGATCCGAAAGCGGTCAAGACGCTCAAATGCAAGACCGTGGCGGAAGGCCGTTTCCGGCACGCCAACTACATTCGCGATCTGCAGCCCTACATCGTCGACGAACCCCCGGGACTGCTCGGCGACGACACCGCGCCGAACCCCTCGGAAGCCTCATTGGCAGCGCTCGGGTCCTGCATCGCGGTCGGCCTGCATGCCAATGCCATCCACCGCGGCATCACCATCAACTCGCTCGAAGTCGAGCTGGAAGGTGACCTGAACATCACCGCCGTGTGGGGCACCGGCGACGTCAGCGAAAAGCCGGTCGGTTTCACCGACGTGCGCATCATCGTCCACATGGATGCCGACGCACCGCAGGAAACCATCGACGAGCTGATCGCCCACGTCTGCCAGTGGTCGCCGGTGTTCAACACCTTCTCGCGTCCGGTGAACATGGTCGCAGAGTCGGCCTGACACATCTGTCCGCCCCGTTCGCGGGGCGGACGTCCTTCAGGAGGGGCCAAACCGCTTAGGAGCTGAAAAATGAACGTACAGGTACAGCCGAAAGAGCAGGCTTTCGAACAGCCGGCAAACATGATCGAACAGGTGGCACAGCTGGCTCAAAAGGACCTCGCCCCCCTGGTCCACGACATCGATCTCAAGGGTCATTACCCGGAAGACTTCATGCGGGCGCTCGGCACCGCCGGAGCCTATTCCGCCCACGCGCCCATGACCGGCACCGGCGATTTCGACATCGAAAGCTCCGTGCGCGCCATGTCGGCGGTCAGCGAGCATTGCCTGTCGACCGGCTTCTGCGTCTGGTGCCAGGATGCGCTCGGCTGGTACATCGCCAACAGCGAGAACGACACCCTCAAGAGCACCATCGGAGCGAAGCTCCTGACCGGCGAAGCCCTTGGCGGCACAGGCCTCTCCAATCCGATGAAAACCCTGTTCGGCATTGAAAAGCTGAAGCTCAAGGCAGAACGGGTTCCCGGCGGCTTTTCCGTCACCGGCATGCTGCCCTGGGTGTCCAACCTCGGCGACGATCACTATTTCGGCATCGTCTTCTCCCTGCCCGGCGAGACCGACCGGATGGTCATGGCCGTGGCCGACTGTGCAGCCGAAGGCGTCAAGATCGTCGCCAACGATGAATTCGTGGCGCTGGACGGCACGCGCACCTTCGCGATCCAGTTCCGCAAGGCGTTCATTCCGGACGAGCATGTGCTTGCCGATCCGATCGACAGCTACATTCCGAAGATCCGCGCCGGCTTCATCCTGCTGCAGGCCGGCATGGCTTTCGGACTGATCAAGAACTGTATCGACCTGATGGAACAGGCCGGCAACTCGCTCAGCCACGTCAACTGCCACCTGCCGGATCAGCCCGCAGACTTCCGCGCGCAACTCGCGGCGATGGAAGAAGAAGTCTACAACCTCTGCAAGACGCCGTTCGACCCGTCGAAGGACTATTTCATCCGCGTGATCAAGGCCCGCCTGGCCGCCGGCGATGCCTCCGTGGCCGCCGCCCACAACGCCATGCTCCATTGCGGAGCGCGCGGCTACGTCAAGCGCGGCGCGGCGCAGCGCCGCCTCCGCGAAGCCTATTTCGTCGCCATCGTGACGCCAGCCACCAAGCAGCTGCGCAAGATGCTGGCGGATCTCGGCGAGGCCTGAAAACGCCTCGCCGCAAAAAAGAGCGAGAAGCCAATCGCTTTAACAGAGGGGACCGGCCCTTCCCCGGTCGACGGAGTGGAAAGGACAACAGACATGACGGATAAAAGCCTGATTTCACCGGCTGAACTGGAAAGCCTGGCCAAATCGGAGCCTTGCGTGATCATCGACACGCGGGCGCCGGACGCCTTTGCCGCCGGACACGTTCCCGGCGCGGTCAATCTGCATGATATCTTCACCTATCTGGCGACCTCCTCGCCCGAAGGCATCGTCGAACTGAGGGACAAGTTCGCAGAGGAATTCGGCTCGGTCGGCCTGTCGGGCGAAGAGACCGCTGTCATCTACGAACAGTCGATGAACACCGGCTTCGGCCAGTCCTGCCGCGGCTATTTCCTGCTGCAGTATCTCGGCTATCCGAAGATCAAGGTTCTGCACGGCGGCTATGCCGCCTGGGCCGAGGCGGACCTGCCGGTTTCCACGGAAGCCGCAGCGCCTGAGCCGAAGACCTTCCCGATGACGGACACCGGCAAGGACCTGATGATGGACGCGGCGGCGATGCTCGATGCGGTCAAGGACGCCGCTGTCGTCAAGCTCGATGTTCGCGACATCGACGAGTGGATCGCGGAAAGCTCTTCGCCCTACGGCAAGGACTTCTGCCCGCGCAAGGGCCGCATTCCGGGCGCCAAGTGGCTGGAATGGTACCGGATGATGAAGCCGACCCCGTCCGGCCCGATGCTCAAGAGCAAGGAAGAAGTGCTCGCGGAATGCGCCACCGTCGGCATCACGCCGGACACGCCGGTCGCCATCTACTGTTTCAAGGGCGCACGTGCCTCGAATACCTATCTGGCGCTCAAGGAAGCCGGCGTGAAGGATGTGAAGATCTACTTCGGCTCCTGGAACGAATGGTCCCGCGACCCGTCGCTGCCGATCGAGGAAGGCCTGCCCTACTGAGGTCCGGCCTCACAATCGCATGGGACGTGCATCTGCAGCCGCGCGCCCCATGCGCTTCTCTTCCAATATCGAGAACAATCGAAACAGACACGACCCATGACGGACCCTATCCTCATCGTCGGCGCCGGCCAGGCCGGTATCAAAGCGGCCGAAACCCTGCGCCTGAAAGGTCATGACGGCGATATCATCCTGTTCGGCGACGAGGCCTTC contains these protein-coding regions:
- a CDS encoding OsmC family protein, encoding MSSQPATALTGCLAPIDKGGLDDLIEKGKADPKAVKTLKCKTVAEGRFRHANYIRDLQPYIVDEPPGLLGDDTAPNPSEASLAALGSCIAVGLHANAIHRGITINSLEVELEGDLNITAVWGTGDVSEKPVGFTDVRIIVHMDADAPQETIDELIAHVCQWSPVFNTFSRPVNMVAESA
- a CDS encoding acyl-CoA dehydrogenase family protein, coding for MNVQVQPKEQAFEQPANMIEQVAQLAQKDLAPLVHDIDLKGHYPEDFMRALGTAGAYSAHAPMTGTGDFDIESSVRAMSAVSEHCLSTGFCVWCQDALGWYIANSENDTLKSTIGAKLLTGEALGGTGLSNPMKTLFGIEKLKLKAERVPGGFSVTGMLPWVSNLGDDHYFGIVFSLPGETDRMVMAVADCAAEGVKIVANDEFVALDGTRTFAIQFRKAFIPDEHVLADPIDSYIPKIRAGFILLQAGMAFGLIKNCIDLMEQAGNSLSHVNCHLPDQPADFRAQLAAMEEEVYNLCKTPFDPSKDYFIRVIKARLAAGDASVAAAHNAMLHCGARGYVKRGAAQRRLREAYFVAIVTPATKQLRKMLADLGEA
- a CDS encoding sulfurtransferase encodes the protein MTDKSLISPAELESLAKSEPCVIIDTRAPDAFAAGHVPGAVNLHDIFTYLATSSPEGIVELRDKFAEEFGSVGLSGEETAVIYEQSMNTGFGQSCRGYFLLQYLGYPKIKVLHGGYAAWAEADLPVSTEAAAPEPKTFPMTDTGKDLMMDAAAMLDAVKDAAVVKLDVRDIDEWIAESSSPYGKDFCPRKGRIPGAKWLEWYRMMKPTPSGPMLKSKEEVLAECATVGITPDTPVAIYCFKGARASNTYLALKEAGVKDVKIYFGSWNEWSRDPSLPIEEGLPY